In the genome of Strix uralensis isolate ZFMK-TIS-50842 chromosome 19, bStrUra1, whole genome shotgun sequence, the window gttccctcagccgctcctcagaagacctgtgctccagatctcatttctcatttctcctgGGCAGGCTCCACACCAAGGAAACGGCCACTTTCAGCTCCTGGTTTCCTTGAATAGGGGTGTCCAGCTTCTGCGACTGATGGTTCGGTGTTCTGCTGTCCCAGGAGACACTTTTCACTAGTTTCCCCTCTGGCACCCAGCCGagtccagctctgcctccctgtTTGGCTGCACCTCCAGTCTTTCGGCACGGACAGACGCCAACAGCGCCCACGCAGTCACTCTGCTCCACGagctctctccctcttcccccttcGCACCCAGCAAACCCTGTCACAGAGGTTTTGGATCGCTCAGGAGCAAACACACATGGAGCATCGGCTGCGCAGAGCTCGTGCTCCAACTGTCCTGGAATTGTGGGACTCCAGCGATCCTCACCCAGCTCAAAATGACTGTTGTCACCTGAAGCGAGGTCACAAGAGCTACGACTTGTCATGAGCTTCAGTGAAATCATTTTGTGCAGCGTGAATGCCGATAGCTGTGGTCACAAAAACCTGTTCCTGTGTGGCAGCACCTTGTGACAACATGCAGGGGACCAGCTCGGGTGTTGTGTGTCCTGCCTGGGTCAAGCAAGGACGGAGCTTCTCAAGGAGCTTCACACTGGAACATACGCTGGGCCTTGCAAGGCAGCTGGTGGTCTCAAAGTGTGACTTAAGAACAGTGGATGTAACAAAAAGGAAATCTTCAAGGGGAATGGCTAGATGCTGACTGAACAAAGAGCCTTGCGTCCTCTTAGGGTAAAGGGTCAGCTGGATTTGTCAGAGCTGCGCGAGGGAAGCTTGTGTAGCCCAGATCAATGGGGCTTCAAACCCCAAACTTTACGTTTCTCCACATCTGCCAGGACAATACTTACAGCAGGAGAGGGTCTCAGCCTATTGCATGGAACTGAGAAGTACGAGAAGCCAAAGCTGCAGAGCACACAGAGAAAACATACCTGGGATCTGTTCTGGCAGCGGCTCGGAAGGAACTTCTGGAAGCTCCATCTGTTCCTGCAAGAACATTAAAGACAACCCATGACACACACCCCACGTACCAGGCAGCGGTCGCACCCCCTTGCACCGCCCTTTGTGCAGAGAATGTCTGGGAACAGGGTAATAATCACAGAGATTCCACACACAAACTGGCATCTGCCTCCAGAACCGCAGGAAGGGTTATGGGCTTCAGTACTGCCCAGTGAGTGAGTACAAGGCGCTTGTTTTGTTATTAAATGAGACTTAATAGGCCCCTGTACTGGCTATGAGTCTCCTCACAGCAACGCAGGAGCAGCCTCTCCACTGGCTGCATGTTCCCTGCAGGGTTGGGAAGAGCCACCAGCCCACGGAGGAGGGTGGGGGTGAGGATGGACACGAATTCCTGCTGTGTGAGCACGGCCTGGACTTTCGAGATCGTCATCTGGTGAAGTGGAACAGATATCCAGGAGGAACAGAGATCAGCTGGCTGTAACAGACAGCAAATAAGGTACAGCCCTTAAAAGCATCCCAGTTTTAAATGATCCCCGCGTGTGGAGCAATTAGCTTGATCTTTGATGACACAATAATGGGGCATAAACAGGTATAACTGGGATCTCTGGCAAAATAAGATAAACTATCGAGAGTGGGGGATTTCTCCCCTACTACAAACAGCTTcctgaaaatgtgatttaaagTAATTACATCAGTCCTACCTGAGTAATAGTGTTTAGTTCTTCTAGAATGgcatcttcatcttcctcagTCAGGCCGCCAGCCAGTATCTCATCTATTTGctataaaagagaggaaaagacacATTCCAGTCAACAAcagcacagcagaagcagctctACGGCTCGCAGCACGGTACACACACATGGGAGAGCAACGTAAATGCGGGGTGAAGGGGTACAACTGAGATGTAATTCCCAATCTGGTTGCCTCTTAAATAAGGCTGGGAAGTGCTCATCAGAGAAACCCTGCACAGCAGGCAGTCTCTGCTCACACACGCAGTACATACCCTCTGGTACTCCACAGCATCTTGGGTTTCACCTATTATTCGTTCTACTTCTTCTATTGACATAACCTGAAGAAAAGAGCCAAAAACCACATGAGCGAGGTCTGTGGGGAGACAGCTACAAACAGCCCAGACTCTGCCTAGTCCAAGGCAGAAGTGTGCTCAGGTGACTTGGTCACACATACCTGGTGCATTTTGTTCAGACACTCGTTGCCTATTTTCAGACCCTCAATGACCTTCATTTCAATCTGGGTGAACTCAATATCCTGGAcctgaagcagaaaggaaaaggggaaacatcacAGGCTGCCACATTCCCATCGCCAGCCAGACACAGACTGCCAAGAGAAACTGCAAGGAGAAATCAGTCCAGAGCCCCTTCTCTAGTGAACAGCAGATTAAATTATACCAGTAGCGagaaacatgcacacaaaaagcCTTACCACAGGCAGCTGCAAAAGCATTTCCAACAGCTCTTTAACTGATTTTCTAGCTGACAGTCTAAGATGAGGCCAATTTCCATGGCTACCCCAGAACAAACACATCCATTTCCGAAATGAAGGTACCAAAGCAGCCCTGAGGAAGTTTCTACGGCAGCTGTCCGCATTGTGACCAAAGTTTTACTAACCTAGAGAACACGTATGCGACAGGTAACCTGCCCTGCAGACTGCACACACCCTCACCACTTGGTTCTTCAGGGAAGAGTCACGGCACACGTATGATTTCAGAGACATCAGCTCTCCGGGCAGAGGACTAAACCCACATTAGGGCTTGACAGTTAAAACACAATTCCACACAACGAAAATGAACCCCCACCCCAGAAAAAAGACTTATACCAAGCGCACACAGCGGGCACTCACAGCCTACAGCAACTGATTCTCGCTTACCATCCGCTCCAAGTTGCtgatttggttttctgttttatCTAGAAGTTGCTCTTGGTAACGCTTCTTCTTTAGCAAGAGCAtggcttttctgaaggaaaacaggaggaggaaaactCAGCACAGATGAAAGCAAACAAGTCTAAAAGAATCACGTCAAAGCCACATTTGTTTTGTGCTTcttccaaaagaggaaaaaaccgTGTGCAAATTAAATGACAACTGTGAACTGCTCCTGTGAAGAATAGGGATGAGCAAATCAATCACAAATTTGCTAATCGGGTGCCTGGAAATTTAGGTGTATTTGTTGTCGATTAGGACTTCACTGGGCCAGTTGTGCTGTAGCGATGCAAAACGAAGCCCTTGCACAAGAGGCTTATGATAGACACCCAAAATCAGACGTACGAGATGGTCACAGCATCTGTCCGCCCCTTGGCCACTTTGCAGTAGAGAAAGAGAACGGCTTTTTGACGGCTTTGCCGACCTGTTTTCACACCTGGGGAACGCAGGGAGCCCCTCTCGGCTGGTGAGTATGAAACTCCACACCGAGGTTCCTTCCTGAAGGAAGAGTCTAACTACCGCCAAGGCTCACCCGTACCTGCGACTGAGTAACTTCCCCTCTCGAGGGGGTGACCCTTCGTTGCACCCTGACACCCCCTGCTCCCGCCGGGCCCTcgccccccccggcagcgggACACCCCCTCGCTCACTCTTTCTTGCCCTCCTTCAGCAGCTGCCGGGCCAGCGCCCGCTCCCGCTCCAGGTTCAGGCTTATCCGCTTCTGATACTGCTTCAGCTTGTCCCGCTGCTGCTTCAGTTGCTACGGACGAGagagggacggacggacggacagacagaccCGGTCACAAGGCGAGTCCTGACGGCTCCAGCCAACCCCCCCCGCCCGCTCGCACCGGCCCGGcgctccccccccgcctcaccggcGGCGCAACTCCCGgggctcccccccgccgccgccgccctcagaccggcacggccccccccgcctcaccccccTCCGTCCTTCTCCGCACCGAGAACGCCGCGGACCCGCCGCCGGGGAGCGCGCCCCGGAGCCCGCGGCCGCTCGGGGGCCGGGCCCGGTGGCTCCGCCGGTCCCTGCGCGGGGAAACGCGCCGGCGCTGACCGAGCtgggcccggccccggcctccccccggccccggcccggccccccccgcggccgcggcccccccgccgggCCAGGCCCGCCGCCGCGCTCACCAGCACCGCCTTGTCCTGCTCCGTGACGCGGCTCCGCCGCTTCCGCCCGAAGAGGTTCCCcatggccccgccgccgctcctgccccggggcccggccccgctctggccccgcccccgcccctcccccgaCGGCGGCCGCgcagggcccggcccggcagAACGCGAAGGTGAGCGCGGAGCAGGGGCGGGCGCGCGCCGCTGGGGGGCGCTATGGGGGCGCGGAGGGAACGGGCGGGAAcggggggggggtgtaggggaTGGGGGTGTAGGGGGTGGGGGATGAGGGTATAGGGGATGGGGGATAGAGAATGGGGGCTACAGAGGATGAGGGTAGAGGGGATGGGGGGCTACAGGGgatgggggctataggggatgggggctataggggatgGGGGCTGTAGGAGATGGGGCATGAGGGTATAGGGGATGGGGGATAGAGAATGGGGGCTACAGAGGATGAGGGTATAGGGgatggggggctataggggatgGGGGGTTGTAGGGgatgggggctataggggatgGGGGACTAATAGGGGATGGGGGGCGTAGGGgatgggggctataggggatggggggtgtAGGGGATGGGGGCTATAAGGGATGGGGGGTGTAGGGgatgggggctataggggatggggggtgtAGGGGATGGGGGCTATAAGGGATGGGGGGTGTAGGGgatgggggctataggggatgGGGACTATAGGGGATGGGGTGTGTAGGGGATGGGGGATAGAGAATGGGGGCTACAGAGGATGAGGGTATAGGGgatgggggctataggggatggggggtgtaggggatgggggctataggggatgGGGGGTCTAGGGGGTAGGTGTGCTATAG includes:
- the CHMP6 gene encoding charged multivesicular body protein 6 translates to MGNLFGRKRRSRVTEQDKAVLQLKQQRDKLKQYQKRISLNLERERALARQLLKEGKKEKAMLLLKKKRYQEQLLDKTENQISNLERMVQDIEFTQIEMKVIEGLKIGNECLNKMHQVMSIEEVERIIGETQDAVEYQRQIDEILAGGLTEEDEDAILEELNTITQEQMELPEVPSEPLPEQIPEASPVKNRPKPELVAAS